The following proteins are co-located in the Apium graveolens cultivar Ventura chromosome 5, ASM990537v1, whole genome shotgun sequence genome:
- the LOC141724594 gene encoding NADPH:adrenodoxin oxidoreductase, mitochondrial-like isoform X3, giving the protein MSNLSNPAPVDSILIIEKMLKAHHNAEVDIVDRLPTPLGLVRSGVAPDHPETKIVTNQFSRVAHSDQFSYIGNVTLGSSIYLSELRDLYDVVVVAYGAESDRAFGIPGEGYTLPENLYGGTMGILIAAIWLQI; this is encoded by the exons ATGTCGAATCTGTCTAATCCTGCACCCGTAGATTCCATTCTCAT CATTGAAAAGATGTTGAAAGCTCATCACAATGCAGAGGTAGACATAGTTGATCGGTTGCCAACACCACTTGGATTAGTCAGGTCTGGTGTAGCACCTGATCATCCAGAAACAAAG ATTGTCACCAACCAGTTTTCCCGGGTTGCGCACAGTGATCAGTTTTCATATATTGGGAATGTTACTCTTGGATCTTCCATATATTTATCCGAGCTCCGTGACTTGTATGATGTG GTTGTCGTGGCTTATGGTGCTGAAAGTGATAGAGCTTTTGGCATTCCTGGAGAA GGGTACACTCTGCCCGAGAACTTGTATGGCGGTACAATGGGCATCCTGATTGCAGCAATCTGGCTCCAGATTTAA
- the LOC141724594 gene encoding NADPH:adrenodoxin oxidoreductase, mitochondrial-like isoform X2, translating to MSNLSNPAPVDSILIIEKMLKAHHNAEVDIVDRLPTPLGLVRSGVAPDHPETKIVTNQFSRVAHSDQFSYIGNVTLGSSIYLSELRDLYDVVVVAYGAESDRAFGIPGEISQGYTLPENLYGGTMGILIAAIWLQI from the exons ATGTCGAATCTGTCTAATCCTGCACCCGTAGATTCCATTCTCAT CATTGAAAAGATGTTGAAAGCTCATCACAATGCAGAGGTAGACATAGTTGATCGGTTGCCAACACCACTTGGATTAGTCAGGTCTGGTGTAGCACCTGATCATCCAGAAACAAAG ATTGTCACCAACCAGTTTTCCCGGGTTGCGCACAGTGATCAGTTTTCATATATTGGGAATGTTACTCTTGGATCTTCCATATATTTATCCGAGCTCCGTGACTTGTATGATGTG GTTGTCGTGGCTTATGGTGCTGAAAGTGATAGAGCTTTTGGCATTCCTGGAGAA ATTTCTCAGGGGTACACTCTGCCCGAGAACTTGTATGGCGGTACAATGGGCATCCTGATTGCAGCAATCTGGCTCCAGATTTAA
- the LOC141724594 gene encoding uncharacterized protein LOC141724594 isoform X5: MSNLSNPAPVDSILIIEKMLKAHHNAEVDIVDRLPTPLGLVRSGVAPDHPETKRTCNRLSPTSFPGLRTVISFHILGMLLLDLPYIYPSSVTCMMWLSWLMVLKVIELLAFLEKGTLCPRTCMAVQWAS; this comes from the exons ATGTCGAATCTGTCTAATCCTGCACCCGTAGATTCCATTCTCAT CATTGAAAAGATGTTGAAAGCTCATCACAATGCAGAGGTAGACATAGTTGATCGGTTGCCAACACCACTTGGATTAGTCAGGTCTGGTGTAGCACCTGATCATCCAGAAACAAAG AGAACTTGCAACAGATTGTCACCAACCAGTTTTCCCGGGTTGCGCACAGTGATCAGTTTTCATATATTGGGAATGTTACTCTTGGATCTTCCATATATTTATCCGAGCTCCGTGACTTGTATGATGTG GTTGTCGTGGCTTATGGTGCTGAAAGTGATAGAGCTTTTGGCATTCCTGGAGAA GGGTACACTCTGCCCGAGAACTTGTATGGCGGTACAATGGGCATCCTGA
- the LOC141724594 gene encoding uncharacterized protein LOC141724594 isoform X4, translating into MSNLSNPAPVDSILIIEKMLKAHHNAEVDIVDRLPTPLGLVRSGVAPDHPETKRTCNRLSPTSFPGLRTVISFHILGMLLLDLPYIYPSSVTCMMWLSWLMVLKVIELLAFLEKFLRGTLCPRTCMAVQWAS; encoded by the exons ATGTCGAATCTGTCTAATCCTGCACCCGTAGATTCCATTCTCAT CATTGAAAAGATGTTGAAAGCTCATCACAATGCAGAGGTAGACATAGTTGATCGGTTGCCAACACCACTTGGATTAGTCAGGTCTGGTGTAGCACCTGATCATCCAGAAACAAAG AGAACTTGCAACAGATTGTCACCAACCAGTTTTCCCGGGTTGCGCACAGTGATCAGTTTTCATATATTGGGAATGTTACTCTTGGATCTTCCATATATTTATCCGAGCTCCGTGACTTGTATGATGTG GTTGTCGTGGCTTATGGTGCTGAAAGTGATAGAGCTTTTGGCATTCCTGGAGAA ATTTCTCAGGGGTACACTCTGCCCGAGAACTTGTATGGCGGTACAATGGGCATCCTGA